A genomic window from Lycium barbarum isolate Lr01 chromosome 4, ASM1917538v2, whole genome shotgun sequence includes:
- the LOC132636028 gene encoding polygalacturonase-like, with translation MIKMSFLVKNLPLFFTIFFLFFNSSIAANAIYNIQNYGAKSNGKIDSSKAFLSAWSAACASTSPATIYVPKGNYMLKNAYFQGEKCKSKAITLRIDGAILAPSDYSIIGNKENWIKFDRVNGVSIIGGTLDGQGSSLWACKNSGNNCPQGPMGLTFSNSSNIDISGLTSKNSQMFHILVDNCDNVKLQGVKVSAPGNSPNTDGIHVQYSSRVTIMNSRIGTGDDCISIGPGTSNLWIENIACGPGHGISIGSLGWELQEPGVQDVTVKTVTFTGTQNGLRVKTWARSSNGFVKNIIFQHIVMSNVQNPIIIDQNYCPNNENCPHQGSGVKISDIKYQDIHGTSATEVAVKFECSKKYPCSGISLEDVNLSYRDQPAEASCANAGGRASGFQKPNSCL, from the exons ATGATCAAAATGAGTTTCTTAGTAAAAAATCTTCCACTTTTTTTCACAatcttcttcttgttcttcaactcttCCATTGCTGCAAATGCAATATACAATATCCAAAACTATGGAGCGAAATCGAATGGAAAAATCGATTCATCCAAAGCATTTTTGAGTGCATGGAGTGCAGCATGTGCATCTACTAGCCCGGCCACCATTTACGTGCCCAAAGGAAATTACATGCTTAAAAATGCATATTTCCAGGGTGAAAAATGCAAGAGCAAGGCTATTACTTTACGTATTGATGGCGCTATATTAGCTCCATCGGATTATAGTATAATTGGGAATAAAGAAAATTGGATCAAATTCGACAGAGTTAATGGAGTTTCTATCATCGGAGGAACCTTAGATGGACAAGGCTCTAGTCTATGGGCTTGCAAAAACTCTGGCAACAATTGTCCTCAAGGACCAATG GGACTTACTTTTTCCAACTCGAGCAACATAGATATCAGTGGATTAACATCAAAAAATAGCCAAATGTTCCACATATTGGTAGATAATTGTGATAATGTGAAGCTACAAGGAGTAAAGGTGTCTGCTCCAGGAAACAGTCCCAACACCGACGGAATTCACGTTCAATATTCATCTAGAGTTACCATTATGAACTCCCGTATTGGCACCGGAGATGATTGTATCTCAATTGGCCCCGGCACCTCCAACTTGTGGATCGAAAACATAGCATGTGGCCCCGGCCATGGAATAag CATTGGGAGTTTAGGCTGGGAATTACAGGAGCCTGGAGTTCAAGATGTTACAGTTAAAACTGTCACTTTCACAGGAACACAAAATGGATTGAGAGTAAAAACATGGGCAAGATCAAGCAATGGATTTGTCAAAAATATTATCTTCCAGCATATAGTTATGTCTAACGTTCAAAACCCTATCATCATTGACCAAAATTACTGCCCTAACAATGAAAATTGCCCTCACCAG GGCTCGGGTGTAAAAATCAGTGACATAAAGTATCAAGACATACACGGTACATCGGCTACAGAAGTTGCAGTGAAATTTGAGTGTAGCAAGAAATATCCATGCAGTGGCATATCCCTTGAAGATGTAAATCTTAGCTATAGAGATCAACCAGCTGAAGCTTCTTGTGCTAATGCTGGAGGAAGAGCTTCGGGTTTTCAAAAACCTAATAGTTGCTTATAA